AAACACGCCCTTGGCTAACACAAAGCAGGAACATTGAACGAGTCAGTAATGGCTGCTACACGCGCCGTACCTGACGAATGAACGCACGTAACACGATCCGCCAATTACTCAGGTATGggatgaaaaagttttttaaataaattcacaaacatgTAGATGTTGGTCTGCATGTAGCAAATATGAACTTTGTTTCAACATGTCACGTCATATTCATTTtctatatagataaatataatagttcatAAAGATCGGTaagttcgttttttttttttatacaaaatttattccaTGATCTATATTTCTATTCTACACTCTATGACCAACCATCCTGTAGTTGTAGTGTATTGTTACTAACCTGCCTTTCGCCTGTGATAAAAACTCtttataaaatcttcaaaaaagCTTAAAGGCTGTCCTATGGCATATCGGCAATAAATTTGTATCGATACCTGTAGCTCATTATTACTTTCAAGTATCTTCGTTCATGTTTGCCTAGGTTATCTGATGCGAAATTGAAAGAGGGAATATTCACGGGACCCGACATCTGAAAATTGATTAGGGGTacagaatttgaaaaaaaaattacaacctTGGAACCACATGTCTGGTATGGCTTAAAAATGTCGTATCTATTTTCTAGGTAACACATAAATCCcgagtattaaaatattgtccAGGAAATGTTAAACGCCTACAAAAATTTTCGCTGTAAAATGAGTCTGAAAATTGATTATTTGAAGTCTCACATTGATTGTTTTCCATAAAATCTAGGCTACTACAGTTAAGAACAAGGTGAACGGTTTCATTTGGACATAAAAGAGATGGAAAGAAGATATCAAGGCCATTAATATGATGGCGTACTATTGCTTGATGGAACACAGAGATgagattaaaattcaaattctattcagatatgaatttgttttaataattgtttccaagtttatgtttatttttgtcctatatattttttactgattatCGTAAATGGAGCCTGCTCACCAATATAAATAGTtcgttcaaaatattttcgtaaCCAAATGACTAACTACCGAAGACTTAAAGTcatttatttccataatttGATTCATCGTTCGGTGAATACAAAATCGGCTACCCATAAATCGTTGGACTTTTTTCAGATAAATGAGCGACCCGTTATCCCTGTTTTGGtatgaaatgtaaatatatatgcGATGAAATTGCTTTGTGGTATTCAAGATTATATCAGCAGGtgagattatttttaagttttgtatcTCATGCGAAAAACTAAACCCTTATAGGGTCATTTTGTTAtggttttttcttattttattatgatcaaAGATTTTTCATAACAGTCTGAAAGTATTTAATTtggaatacaaatatttttcgattcctttaatagatttataaaatataatatttttaggaatgagatggaattttactaaaaaaaagaaaacaattaacagaaaaaaagggaaataattattaacaaatcacAAATTATTATCAGAGGTTACAAAAATCAGtcttactattaaataaatatctttttacttAAATCCTACAAAATACTGAATTTCTAGGAGATGTTCTCGAGCGCACGTCCGTCGGCAGAATGAGTCGGCACACTGATTTCCCACCTCTTATATAGGTATTTGGTGACGTTTGACAGTTGCTACCCTCCTTATTTCGAATTGACAGCTAACACGGCCTCTCCTGACAGAGCAGCGTCCCCGATGCTGTCTTCAACTGATGGTCCTTCCTCTGGTTGTGCGTTTTCATTTGTCACATCTTCATGACCTGGATTAGAGAATAAACATGGtcactaattaaatattattaacctcACGGTACTCTTCTACATGTGCAATTTTAACACACGATGCCACTCAAGGACTTACACGAAATGAAACCATCGATGCCACACAAGGACTTACACGAAATGAAGCCATCGATGCCACACAAGGACTTACACGAAATGAAACCATCGATGCCACACAAGGACTTACACGAAATGAAGCCATCGATGCCACACAAGGACTTACACGAAATGAAGCCATCGATGCCACACAAGGACTTACACGAAATGAAACCATCGATGCCACACAAGGACTTACACGAAATGAAACCATCGATGCCACACAAGGACTTACACGAAATGAAACCATCGATGCCACACAAGGACTTACACGAAATGAAATCATCGATAATACATTGGTACATAGTACACATGTCTCTTGGGCATTGATGTAACTAATGTAACAGAATAGAACTTACATTCAAAAAAAGCTGAACATGTCTCAGGGGTCCACTCGCCTTGCCATGGTATCATGTATTCGGCTGCGGCTTGTGTAATTTTACCATAAGAACCCGCCAGAAGCTGTAACTCATAGCGATTATTAGGCAATGCTTTTAGAATACGGTATGGACCCCGGATGCCGCTGTCCAGTTTATCAGTAGTTTGAGAGGATTTTTTGACAAAAACCTTGTCGTTCACAGCAAAAGGCCTAGGTGCCTTCCGGTCTCTATTGACACGCGCATCCTGTTTAGCCTGATTTTGAGCTAGTAAATCCTCAGTCCTTTGCCGTCTCATTGTACGGTAAGCTTCGCGATTCGGCGAGGAGCCATCAAGGGTTATGTCTCGGATGAGGGCATTGATAGCAGGAGTGGTTGCATCGCTACCGATAAGCAGATTGAGCGCTGAACATTGAGTACTTTTCTGCTTGTTGACATTTAACACCAATTGTGGCCTCCAAAGTACATCGGACCAGGATTCGTGTCTATGATTTACTTCTATCCTAAGCATGTTCAGGACTGTTCGGCAATATCTTTCTACTTGGCCATTCTCTTGATGCATTTCTGGCGTGACAAAATGAATTTGAATACCAAAATTTGCTGCCCATTCACCAAAGTCGGAACTATCGAACATTCTACCTCTATCACATACTATTAATCGCGGGCTACCAAGAATTGACACCGCATTAGTGAAAGCCCGTTTTAGCTCTATGCTATCTTGTCTATACATAGGATACAAgaaacaatatttcgtaaaagcgtcgattataataagtatgtatttgtACCCATTTGATTCAGGTAAAGGGCCAAGGGCGTCTGCGTGCACTGTATCAAACGGGGTTGTCGGTTTCGTCCATGAGACTATTGGCTGTAGTGGCGCACGTGGCACTTTCTTATGCGTTAGGCACACAATACAatgatctatatatttttttacaaattggcGCATATTGGGAAaccaaaatgttttaatattaaatcgaGCACCTTTTCGCTATTAATATGACTATGTTCGTCGTGAAATACACGTAGCAAGCTTAGCCTAAAGCCTTTAGGAACATAACACAATAGTCGCGATTGCTCACCTATGGGGCTGTACTTATAGTAGAgcaaattgtttttctttatgtatCGTGAACTATCTAATTCACCCTGATCAAGCTTTTCGAGTAAACCGACAGTTTCATCGTCCGCGGTCTGTGCTACTTGTGCCCAGTTAAGGGGCTTTTGTACGGTGCATAAGTTAACTGGATTACGGCTAAGATAGTCAGCATGTGGCATAAACTGACCTTTTCGGTACTCAAGCGTAAAGTCGTAATCCTGTAGAAACATCCACCAACGTGCCACCCTAGGAAGAAGATCCTTTTTACGCCGAGTCATCTTTAAGGCGTTGCAATCGGTAATGACCTTAAAATGTTTACCAATTAGGTACTGTCGAAAATGTTGCAAGGCCTTGACTACAGCAAGAGTCTCCAATTCATAGGAGTGGTACCTGGGTTCCGCACCTACAGTAACTTTACTATAATATGCTACTGCGTGTCTACGCTCGTCCTTCCCTACCTGTATCAACACAGCGCCGTATCCTAATGAACTTGCGTCTGTGTGGACCTCGGTCGGCAAGGACTGATCGAAAATTAACAGCGCAGGCTCACTGGTTAAAATTGAAATGACTTCTTGTCGTGCTCTCTCCTGATCCTCGCCCCAATGAAATTTTACATCTTTGCGAGTCAATGAAGCGATGGGAGCCACTTTAATAGCGTATCCCGGGATGTACCGTCTGAAGTAGCCGGCTAAGCCGAGAAACTGTCTCACTTGCTTTACGGTTTTAGGAAGCGGAGATTTTGTAAGAGCCTCTATTTTTTGTGAGCTCGGCCGAACCTGACCTCCACTGATCGTTCTCCCAAGATACTCTACTTCGCTTGTGAGAAAgttgcattttttaaatttattgaaaagcCAGCCTTTGTCAAAACTTCCAAAACAGAATCGAGCAAAGACAAGCCGTCCTGTACAGTGTCGCTTAGTAACATGACATCATCAATGTAAACTAGGACCCGACCGGTATTAATAAAAGACCTTAATGTATTAGATATAATTCGTTGGTAGACTACAGGGGCGTTAGCAAGACCGTAAGGCATCCTGAGATACTCAAAGTGCCCTTCGGGTGTTACGAACGCAGTTAGATGCACGGAATCTTCGTTAACTTTAATTTGATGGAAACCCGTCACCATATCCAACACAgtgaaataattacattttccgAGCCTGTCTATATGATCATTGATCAAAGGAAGAGGGTATCGGTCCTTTACTGTTATGTTATTTAAGGCTCGATAGTCAACTACCATTCTGTCGGATccgtctttttttttttactaagagaATCGGACTCGCATAAGAGGACTCTGATTCACGGATTATACCCTTTTCctttaaatctttaataatttcCCGAACACGTAATTTTTCATCGTATGATAGTTTGTACGGTCGATAATTAATGGGTTCTAGACTAGTGAGCCGAATATGCATCTCTCCGGTATTTACGGTGGTTGTAGCCGTACCACTGAGAAAGAACTTCGAGTATTTTTTTAGCACTAATGTTAGACTAGTTCTTTCCTCCCCACTCAATGGCGATTTAATTAACATGAACTGATCAGTCGCTTCGCcgtgtgttaaaatattaacgAAAGAACTACTCCTAATTATTCGTTGTGAATCAACCGTCCGAACATACGCGATACCTTTTCTATTTAGTACATCTGTACCAATAAGTACTGGAGTACTGAGGTAATCATGTGGGATAACGTATAAATCTACCTCTAAGGTCACATCACTAAATTCTACTGGTAAAGTAACATAATAATCAGAGCGTATTTCTACTCCACCCAGACcgcgtaatatttaaaaactcgGATTCAGGCGACATGAGAAATATTTGACAAGGTTATTCGATATCAAAGATATACTGGAACCACTATCGATCAGCACGTCAGTGGGTATCCCACTAATCACTGCCGTTGTAACGTCGTTTTTAGTAAGATCGCATGAAACTTCGCGACAAAAGTTGACGTTAGATTTATTTCGAGTTACTGAACGTTCTTTTGCAAAGCACTTATCATCGGTATGacctatttttttacaaaatgtacaTACTACTTTAGGACTAAAGTTTTTAGAATGTTCAGGGGTAACCGTGAATTTGTTTTGGTTTCTGTCATTGTTTAAATTATCAATCTTACTTCTTTTTGggcaatattgaattttatgtcCGGTTTGATAACAATTATAGCATCGCAAACGTGTATCTGTGCTTGCAAAGGAACGTTTACGATTTTGTTCACTGCGCGTCTGATTATTCATGCCTGACCGATTCGGTTTCACATATATTGATAAAAACTCCACGATGCTGTCTGGTGTTAACTTTGCGTTAGTGGCGGCTGCACGTATTTGTGGGTCTTTTATGCCGCGTACAATAATCGCGCACAATAATTCGTCACTTAATCCCTTCACAATACGTAAACGTAATAATGATTTTCGCGCATAGTCTGCATACGTAGAGTACTTATCTGATTCTTTACACATAACATCAAAAAGTATGTTCGCAATGTCAACGCGTTGCGGACAAAGTGACTCTGAGttccaatttgaaattggaCCAAGTACGATTGTTACTAGTCCATTCGCGTAACCATGTGCGTGCGTCGCCCTTGAGGGATAGTCCCACACGAGCTAGACATTCTTTTTCGTCCCAATGATTTAGTGAACGGGCATGATCCACTTCGTCACACCATGCACCGATGTCATGAATGCTTGGATCGAAATCAGACACGTAATAATGATTGGATCTCACCGGATTTATAGATCTTATAGCTTCGATGAGACGCTCGGTGATGCGAGTTGATGCCGATGTTGGTTCAACGGAGCTGCCGCTGGCGCTCGGGATGCTACTCACTTTCTTCGCGTGGCTCGCTCATTGCGAGTGTTAACGTAGGCGCGACTGGTGGTTGCGACG
This genomic window from Manduca sexta isolate Smith_Timp_Sample1 chromosome 17, JHU_Msex_v1.0, whole genome shotgun sequence contains:
- the LOC119189551 gene encoding uncharacterized protein LOC119189551, which encodes MHQENGQVERYCRTVLNMLRIEVNHRHESWSDVLWRPQLVLNVNKQKSTQCSALNLLIGSDATTPAINALIRDITLDGSSPNREAYRTMRRQRTEDLLAQNQAKQDARVNRDRKAPRPFAVNDKVFVKKSSQTTDKLDSGIRGPYRILKALPNNRYELQLLAGSYGKITQAAAEYMIPWQGEWTPETCSAFFECHEDVTNENAQPEEGPSVEDSIGDAALSGEAVLAVNSK